In the genome of Haemorhous mexicanus isolate bHaeMex1 chromosome 22, bHaeMex1.pri, whole genome shotgun sequence, the window GAAAGCACACGTTTAAAATGAGTTATTACAGTGATCAGACATTGCAGGCATTTCTCTCAACAGTACTTTTATGAGACATTTATATATTcaataattaaatataaaatcaagGATGAGTGTCACAAAACAAGGAAAGAGTAAGGCTTGAAGCCTGGTCAGCCCCCAGATTGCCCCTTCAGTCACTGTGCCTGTCATTTGACCTTTCATTTGACATGCTGCTATCCTCACACATCATAAAGCATAAGAAAAGTTAATTTTGCAGATTCCTTGCTGAAATCTCAAACCTACCTCAACTTAGTACAAAAACAGGGggggacagaaaaataaaaagtgaagcAGTTCCTTGTTAGAAAGCAGAAATGGGAAGAGAAGTTCACAGATATTTTAGACTGACAGAACCAAGGAACAGGGACAATGCAAACAGATTTCAGACTATTAAAATGGTTTTGCTACCTGTTGTTTACCTGAATGTGATGTGCTGCATTATTCCTCACTCAGAATTACTggcaacatgaaaaaaaaaaaaaaaaaatagcagctgCACACTGATCAAACCCTTGTCCTACCCAGGGAGGGGTGAAAATGTGCAGGTAAAAAAGCTGAATGGAACAAGTCACCCATGTCCACATCCACGTGTAATATACAGGAAGAACATCGAAAATATTGACAGGAGACAGTGATCCtaaagttttccttttctctttcacttCTACATAGATAGAACAGCACAGAGGAGAACACCACTAGAGCTTTCACCGTGGCCAATGGGAAGATTCTCACAAATATAAAAAAGCTTTCCAGCTGTTGGATAGATTGCTTCAGGACATAATCCAGGTGGAATGACAGGAATATAATCTCTCCTCGTggaacaacagcaaaaaaaaaaaaaaacaacaacccccaaaccctcaggGGTTTACACAATTGTCAAACATCCAACTTTGCAGTCCTGAACATCTtaatccctgctgcagcagaatgTGGCATCACCAAAATAAATGAGCAGGATTCCTTGGATTCTGGTGGTGCCACTGGGATACCTACAGGGAACttaacagtaataaaatgtgtaaCTCAGGTTTACATTCAGTGTGTTGGAGGAAGGGAGTGTGATAATCAATCCCTTCATGCTTTATCCTTGCTGGCTGCCCACCCAGGAAGCTTTATTGTTATTACTtcaagaggaaaggaaaggtgttGGTAAGAGCCAGAAGGGCAAGGCAATGATCTGGATCATGAAGTAAATGCCCTGTTCTTTGGATGAGGTGTGTAAAACATTTTGTTCAAAGCCTCCATGATGAAAACATCAAGAACAGAAAAGGTCTCCTTAAAAATACAGAGCATTTCTGCCTCATCTTTTAAGTTCAAAGCTTGGGGGAGAAAATGTTTTGCTACAATTCACTACAGGTTTGCTGTCATAACCAGAGATGACAATGCCCTACAGAGCACAGGGCCAGCCACAGACTCCAGACAAACGTCTTTGCTTTAGGTTTCAAGTGGTTTGTTTATGCCTCTCTTGTTGTAGAAAAGGATCAGAGTCACTTCTGGAACCTTCACTGCAGAGTCTTTGCCAGTGTCCAGCTTTTGGGCAAAGGGgatcctgccaggctgcagaggcagcacctGGAGGGTCAGGCTGTGAACCCAGTCATGATTCAGAGTctgagccagagctgctttcccGGCTGATCTCGATTTGTAGGGAGGGTAAATGATCCAAGCGACTCTTTTTTTGCCTGGACTGTTCTTTTTCCTTGATGagagcaccccaaaccctctgcAGCTCAGAGTCATCTTCCTCTGGAGATGCCACAGAGTTTTCAGCTTTCTCTGGAGTCTTTTCCTGTGCCTTCGGAGCAGACCCCAATCTGGTCCATAAATTACCTAAGcagatgaaaaacaaacattttaaaaaagcccaaaacagaCAGGACTGAGAAGAAAAAGCCAAGGAACCAATTCTTAAACTCACAGCAACTCTTCAAACCCTTCCTACTCCTCCCACCTCAATATTTGGCATGGAACTGATTATGTTTTGAAGAGTAATTGAAATTAAGCTGCAGGAGGCTCAGGGCAGCCTTGTTCATTGTTCCCCATCTGCAGAGGATGTTTAATTCACACCTCCAGTGCCCCTGCATTCCTGACACTTGTTTTGGTGCCCACAGTTTGAAAGCAGTCCTTGATCTCCAGCACACCTCCATAAAAACACtgctcccaaaaccccccagctcctccctacATGTATTTAAATTTCAAAGCTCTGAACAAACATTTGCTAATTTATCCTGAATTTCTTTCAACTTCACCCCTCATGGCTTTCTGCTGGGATTTCTCTTGGACTCCAAAGCcaaaaggaaatgcagcagaacATTTTCTGCACAGAACTAACCTgatttcttctctctggtgTCAGAGTAGAGGCCTTTCACATCTTGTTTGGGGATTCCCAGCCTGCTGTGCACATCTGAGATTGGTTCTCGACGAGGAGCACAGGTACTGCTTGGAGCTTTGATTTCTGGAGAGTGTGGCCTTTTTCCCAGCCTCTGCCTCACATCTGGGGATATTTTCAGTgattaaaatgacaaaaaaaaaaaatcctgtggcATTTACTCTACCTCTGCCACCTCAGTTTATGCTCATCCACTATTGAAAGCAGACAGATTCTCTGGGTTTATATTTTCTTTAGCCTGTTCATTTAAGTCTTTCATATTGAGATTTCCTGGAAATTTCTGCAATACAATTTAGCcagatttcatttcagttttggCAATAAATTTGACATTTCATGTTTTCAAGCTGTCCTCTGGCCAAAAGCTAAAACCTAAGTTATCCCATGGCCTGCTGCTTTCCTGGTGTAGCAGCAGAGTTTGTAAATATCCAGCAGGAGGGAAAATTCCATGAAAACTGGTCTGCCTTCAACAATTCTTTTCAGGTAACAGATACCTTGATTTAAAATTCTACCACTGCTTGGTATTTggcagaataaaataaaaagaatactAAAGATAATGATACTTAACCCTTCATGTAAATTTTGTATTCTGAAGTTTGCCTGGCTTAGTTGGATGTTCCCAATCTTACAGGAGGTCCAGACAAAAATATGAAGGCAAAGGGAATTTTAGGACCATGTGTCAACTTGTGAGAGGCCCAAAATGGGCAGGCAGGAAGGGTAAAATACACAAACATAATTTTGACATTTCATTAATACAAAAAGGTATGTAATATTATCTGACTGTTAAGTGAAAAATATGTCAGAAGCAGCTGAAATTATACACGTTTAAATTAAATAAGTTATTTAAGCTCAGAAATAAATCCTGCCAAATGCAAAACCACCTATATTCatgtaaaacacatttttaatgtgTATTTATGTGGTTTTTTAAGTGTAGTTAGTGTTTCACATTTGATTTTGGGCAGGAccttccctgtgtgctgtttctcagctgcagagaatcTGTGCCTCAAGGAGGGAGCAAATCAAGAAGGACGAAGTGGGGGGAGATTGGCACAGGCAAAGAAAATGGATGGAAATCAACAACTAAAAAAGCTTTCACTGAAGTGCACTTGATTCTTTCCCCAAAGCAATTCCCACCTCAATCTCTCAGTGAGGACAAACTGTGTGAATGCAGAGTTTATCTGCACTGGAGCACAGGTGtggaataaatatattttagagaCAATTCTGCCCAGCAATGAGAGATAAAATCACCTGATTTGACAGTGCTGTTTGGCTGCCGTGGCCCAGAGTTATTCTGACGTTTCTCTTCCAACAGGAGCCTCACATCTGCAACTTTCTCCAAGGATCCTTTGCTGCCAATCCTGTTTTTGATGTTGCTGGTGGCTATGCTATCTGCTCGCATGgaattcctaaaaaaaatcagagatttGATGTCCTCTAAATAAAATTCAATCTACTATAGTTCTAAGTCTTCTTATGTGGAAAATTACATGACAGAAAATAATAGTATCAGGATTTCTCTGCTGAGAAAAAGTAGTAAAAACAATGCTTAGAAGCTGTTCAAGCCATAACAATAATTCCATGAATACCTCAGTATTCATTTCAATGCAGCCTCAAAATTGTTGACATTATAATGAGTATAACCACGCCACTGAAGGGACACATATTATTTAATTCACCTACAATATATACAACTTTGGTTGGTAAGCCCATAATGACATAAATTCCTTTTTGTCAGTAACAAttgggggttatttttttttctgagataaaGAGCAAGGggcaaagagaaaacagaaagaggAGTTATTTTCCCCTGCTAATTATGATTGTTtgcataaatttattttgattctaCTTTgagtttcattatttttaataagcaaGGATAGAGagatctgcagaaaaagctgtattaaaaaatgttaattctATTGAAAGCCTAGTTTCTGTATTGTTAGAAAATCTATATAAAATAATATCATTTTGCTACCTCACTCTTGGACGGCTCTGTCACTAAAACCTGGCAATCCctcttcactgctgcttttaaagACTAAGAAACTTTTACCTAATATTTTTCAGCTGTGACTCCACCTCATCTGCATACATGGTCATCTTCATGCTTTTTTTGGGTGAGGGGGTGGAGATCATTTTGAGCTCCAGGTCATAGTCCATCTCATCCGAGTCGGAGGCGCTGGCGCTGGATCTCCGGGCGGCGCCACGCTCCCGCGCCTGCTTGAAAGCCTGCAGCTCATCCCGGTACTCCACCACCACCCTGTCATCTTCATCCATGTCCtgatcctcctcctcctcctcttcctcctctatGGGCTCTTCAGGGACATTTACCAAGCCTGCAGCAAAACGCTTGTTCTGATCAAATGAATTTTAGAAAAACGAAACCTAAAGGAAAATCACCTCACTGTAATTAATGATCTCCTACAGATGAGTCTGAAGTTCTTTCAGTTCTCTCTTCTTAAAGACAGAGAATATTTTGCAGGGTATTTTAACTGGAATCAGTTAAAATACCACTTAATATGCCACTTATTGATTATTGGAATCAATAAGTGGCATAAAACTGCTACAGGACAAAATATCCTTGGTGTTCACTCCCTCAGAGGCCTGGCCAAGCACAAAGCTGGACAGAGTAATTAAAGCACAACTGCCTCTTGTAGAAGGTGCAGTTCTTCCTTGCTGAGCTAAGCACAATTCCCAGGATCTTACAGGGCTTAAtgtgccagctgctggctctgcaaaAATCCCTTCAAGTCCTGCAAGCAGCAATGCCAAAAAGAACACAGGTGTCATTATTATGAATTCATCACAGACACTGATTTAAATAGAAACAATTTCAATTTAGTCATCACCAGCACTCAGACATCTTGTCAGACAGCACCACATGACCAACATGGAAGATTTTCCATGAGATTTGTCACATCCATGGCTGTATTTTTAACAGGGCAATCACATTGCACTTGTCTCATGTCAGATTTTTATACccattatttttctactttagGTAGCAGATGAAGATATTCCAGCCTAATTCATAGAATTTTTTCATCTCTATTGTTCTATATTTAGAGATTGGGAGAATTGACTTAGCAAGTATGACAAATTGTCAAGAAGGCTGAAGAAGTCATTCATCCCTTCTTTTGGTCTTTGGTGTCACAGTCCCCATGCTCTAAAttttatagaagaaaaatgtcacataaaaagcagcagctatTTTGGGAAGCAATGAGCAGAATGAAGTTTCCGCCTCAGGAATTTCCTGTAAACTCTTAAAATGGgattcaaatttatttttttaagaagactTCCACACATCCCGTGGGATTGCTGAGGCACTGCTCCagatcctgcccagccctccgtgtcccagtgtccccccagtgccaccagtacCTGAGTGCCGATGTTTGTAGGGGGGAGTCAAGCCCACATCGTCCCCAATCAGAGTCCTCTTCTTGATCACATCCCGGTGGATCCTCCTGGAATGGTACCTCCTCTTCCTGAAAGCAGACAGAGGCTGACATGGCTGGCACAGGAATTATGGCTCATTCACGACCCCTCAATCCTGCAATTATCACCTACTTCAACAGCAGACACAGGTTTACATCAGAGCTGGTCTGAACAGAAACTTTATTTGCACGGGAAAAGTCTCTCCATATAATTCACACTCACATTGCAAAACCATTATTTACACTGAAGCATCTACATAAACTCAATAGAAAATCTACAAATAAAAACAGTTTTAGATTAGCTTGTCCAATTACCTGCAATGTTCCAATTCCTCTGTCCAACACTCACCAAGAATTGCTAAGAATTCCTTTCATGCCTCCATAATTTGGATTGCCATATTTCATGTAATACTGGCTTCTccttgcagctcccagctccttttTGTCATCTGCAAAAAACATAAATTATAGGAATTTTTCCCTCTTAGAGTATAACTTACAGcacagcataaaaataaataaccaaCCAAAGACAGAGAGTGAGACTGAGTGTGCCTTAAAATCAGAATTACTTCACCCTCCTCCAAGAAGGATTCAATTTTGTTTACACCTCTGGAATTTCTCCTACCACCACAGCTTTATTTGTGTCTAGAAACTTAATTCCAGGGAGACTGGATTTCTAGAGATCAGCTTAACAGGGCATTACATccccctgtcactgctgcagtttCCACTCACCTTCCTCATcacctttcttttcttaatGAATGTGCCACTTCCTGCATGGTCCAGAAATTATATGgattttttaattcataaatAAAATGAGTATTTAGCAATAATTTTTACTTATCCCTCATTGGCATCTCAAGTTGTATCCATATTTATAAAACATGGAATTTACTTCTGGAAAAAGGCATCATTCCTATTCCATGGGATTGGGAAGAATGCCCTGTGCCCAAAATACAATTTCCAGTTACAATAATTTTCATACAACTGGAACTGGATATAATTGACACAAGAAATGTAGATTTATGGCAAAATTTGAACACCTAACaattagcaaaaaaaatcccacttttaTAAGAAGTGTCATTTTTTAAGTGTTAATAAGAAGTGTTATTTTATAAGGAGTGTTATAAATAAGAAGCAGGCACTTTGAGTCATTCATTAGCTAACAAATAAAAGTACAACAAGCAGTGAATTCAGAGTGCTTGGTCATTTACCTTTAGTAGCAAATCTCATGAAGAGCTTGTTTCCTTTAGCCAGTTTATTGGCAGGGCGAAGGTCATTACGCAGGAGGGAATCCTCTTCTACCTGGGAGAGGGCATCCAACTTTGGGGGCAAAAAAGGTATTTTGGACTCAAAAATCAAATGACTGTTGAACAAAAATGGGTTGCTTACAGAGAAGCAATCAAGTGGTTatgaagaaagtaatttttcaaatgATGTTCAAATGaactctgctttgttttcttgacAGGCTgatgttaatttttaatgtaaattgccctgaaaatttaaaatatttccttctcttgTTCCACAACATTAACTCAGGTTATTAAATCTAGTAATTGTCAAATGACCCTATATTACTGactaaaatgcagaaaataaatagcaaaactTGGGCACTgaaaagaatgatttttttcccctgtttcatatccaaattattttattaacagATTCTCATGCCCTCACACAATGACtaaaaacctttctttttcatttatagCTGCTTTATAGAAACTCAATTCAGACATCCATGATGTAGGAGTGTTCACTGAGCCATTCCTACAGGAAATCCTAATCACACCTATTATACACTCAGGCAGTGAGGATTAAATTGCTGCCAGGCCATCACTGTGTGTGCTGATTCTCACAGATCCATGGGCAGCCTAAATCCCATTGGGCTCTAAGCACTTTCCCTGCTGAAAGGTCATTGCCTTCCATTATTGTTCTCTCATTGCCTTCTCTCAGCAGAAAAGAGAAGCCAGGCTCACTCTTAAACTCTCCAAAATCTATTTTCACAAAGCACTTTCCATTGGGATTGTCACCACCTGCACTCCCTCTCACTCCCCACCTAATTTATTTTGATAATTAAATTGTGAATTGCAAATAGAAACCTAAAATGCTGTGAAAACTTCACACCAGCCAGAGCAGAACTTCCAGAGCAGAGTTTCCACTTCCCCTCTGTACTGACCTCCACATCACTGGGATTGTCATCCTCAACCTCTCCTTCTTCTGTCTCATCATCAGAGCTTTCCTCCTGTTTTTCTAAGGaaaataattggggaaaaaaacaaaacaaaaccaagctcCATTTTAGTGTGTCAGCCTCATTTGATTTATGATTACCTACATTGTCTGAAATCAGCCTGAaggtgttttccttcctcctgaGCAGCCTAGGGAATAATCAAAGCAGTGAATGCCTATGGAAAAGTGGAGCACAGTGAAATTcagagccctgtgcctgcagcagcacatgtgcatcattaatttaattctttgaaaacaaatgaaactgCACTGCCTGTCAGGATTTAGTGTATTCAAAATCAGAGATCAGCAAGGCCAAGGCACTAAAGGCACATAAAAGCCTTTCCTTCCATCTCCTTTTCAAATGCCTGCAAATATCCAATAGTAACAACTAATCAACAGCTTAAGAGAGAGAGAgtagtaaaaaggaaaaaaaataaccttaGTGACTCAGTTTTGCTGTGAAATACCTAAAAAATAAGAGCATGCTTCCAGAACTGTTAAAATTGTGAGCTGCTTTGATTTCTTAGTTCTTTTTAGCTCAGTGTAAGAA includes:
- the NCBP3 gene encoding nuclear cap-binding protein subunit 3; this translates as MAAVRGLRISVKAEASTTTAEPRGAEPEPMEVEEGELETIPVRRSLRELIPDTSRRYENKAGSFITGIDVTSKEAIEKKEQRAKRFHFRAEVNLAQRNVALDRDMMKKAIPKVRLDTIYICGVDEMSTQDIFAYFKEYPPAHIEWLDDTSCNVVWLDEVTATRALINMSSLPDQEKTKSRENNKEKTAEKTKKEKQEESSDDETEEGEVEDDNPSDVELDALSQVEEDSLLRNDLRPANKLAKGNKLFMRFATKDDKKELGAARRSQYYMKYGNPNYGGMKGILSNSWKRRYHSRRIHRDVIKKRTLIGDDVGLTPPYKHRHSGLVNVPEEPIEEEEEEEEDQDMDEDDRVVVEYRDELQAFKQARERGAARRSSASASDSDEMDYDLELKMISTPSPKKSMKMTMYADEVESQLKNIRNSMRADSIATSNIKNRIGSKGSLEKVADVRLLLEEKRQNNSGPRQPNSTVKSDVRQRLGKRPHSPEIKAPSSTCAPRREPISDVHSRLGIPKQDVKGLYSDTREKKSGNLWTRLGSAPKAQEKTPEKAENSVASPEEDDSELQRVWGALIKEKEQSRQKKSRLDHLPSLQIEISRESSSGSDSES